A stretch of DNA from Paenibacillus sp. FSL W8-0186:
TCAATGTCGAAAAAATTCCTGCGTTATTGATTATAACATGATATTCGACGGAGTTTCAAGCCCAAATGTAAAAAATATCGCCCGATGGCCTTTTGCAGATTTTTTTGGTAGGTTAAAGATAGGTAATTCATGCCCTTTACATCAAGTCGGTTTGTCTGGATACACTACATGATGTATTCCATTACGACAGGAGGTCATGCATGTGAATATCACGACAGACACTTACCAAATTGCGCCGTTAAACGATCAGAAGCAAGCCGTCGCAATTATCAAAGAAGCCGAGGCGGCTATAGCTGAAGCAACCGGGAATGAGGTTGCCTTAATCGCATACGAAAAGTCAGAGAACCGATAATCATTGCTTTATAGAGGAGGGAACTCCAATGAACAACATGCCAAAAATATTAATCATCGCCGGGGCAGTCCTCATTATCGCGGGCTTGCTCTGGTCTTTTCTGGGCAGGTTTATCCATCTCGGACGTTTGCCAGGTGATATCATGATTGATAAAGGGAATGTTAAATTTTATTTCCCCATCGTGACCTGCATTCTGATCAGCGTCGTATTGTCATTGATCAGCTATATCGTCCGGTGGTTCATGAAATGATCTGAGCCATCCCATTTGTATTAATTCATGACGACCCACAGCAAGTTCCTCAGCCTATGGGGATGTGTCAGGAGCCTTCAGCTAATGAAAAAAATTGCTATTATTTTTGCTATCATCTCACTGCTAACCGCATGCGGCAGCAGGCCTTATTCTAAGCATCCAGAGTCTGAACCAAGTGTTCAGGCGAGCAAGCGTGTAACAAATTTCACTACATACCAAGGTGAGGCTTACTCCTTTTCTTATCCCTCTTCATGGGAAAGAAATGAAGACATAGATATAGGTGATAATATTGAACACGTAGTTTCTTTTGCCTTTCCAGATCCGAACGATTCTAAATACAATATTCTTGCGCAAGCCTTTATTTCCCCTACCGACAGGTTAGTAGATGTTAAATCAGCTAGCGATGCTCTCATCGAGTCTTTTAAAACCAACATTGAAAATTTCAAAAAGACCGGATATACCGAAAAACAATACAAAAATTATATCGGCGGGATCTTTACGGGGAAATTTGAAAGCAATGGTGAAGAATTCACGATGGTACAGTACGCAATCCCAACCGAGAAGTATATATTTTACCTGAATATAACCTATTTTCAGCCTCTCTATGAAAAATACGGTATAGAGCAAACAAAGCAAATTATCGATTCAGTAGAGCTGCTTCTCGGACAGGAGCAAAATAGAGCGAGATCAAACGATAGTATCGCTGATAGAATGGTTGAGGTTGTTCCGGTCTTTACGAATAAAGAATTAACTCCGGCATCCTATGAGTTTCTGGATCGCACAAAGCAACTTTTCCCTGCAGACTCCCAGGAATCCATAGACGAGGTCAAGCGTTTATTGAACCCTAAAGTGACGACCAGGCATTTGGACAAAAACATCAATGACTATTTAGACACCTTCGTTAAGATCCAAGGAACCGTATTAAAAATTGATGAAATGGTATTAGATGATAATACGATCACTATAGCCGTAATTTACGATAAATATAATAATGTCATCTACATCTGGTATCCAGGTACGGCGAAGGACTTGCTCAAAGACGATCAAGCACTTGTGGTGGGTGTTCCTACGGTTAACTTTTCTTATAACAACACAGCTGGCGGCATTACATACGCCACATTTATTGCCGCTGCCGTATTGAAAGAAGTAAAATAAGGAGGCTCTCATATGAGCAAAGGAAACATAGAACAGTTCTCTGGAACCGGATTAGCGGTGGGAGTCGCTGTTGGTGTCTGCGTTGGCCTGGCCATGGATAATCTCGCCGTCGGAATCGCCATTGGCATATCATTAGGCGTCTCTCTCAGTTTAATATGGAAGAAAAAGAGTGAATAGCCTCCCTTTGCGAACAGTTCACTTCTCTCTTTTACCCTTTTCTCAGAAATGACAAGAATAAAGGCTGCAATTGGTCTGAGCTTCCTGCCCTACTATGCCAAATTGCCAACCGCCCTAATGTCCGTTACAATCTTACTAAACCATTATATCTACTGCTAGGAGAACAACATGAACATGAGAAAAAAAATTGTAGCCATTGACATGGACGACACCATCTGTCATTTAATACCCAAAGCGCTTTATTATCATAATATGCAGTATCCCGGACTTCAATTGATGATGGAGCAGGTTACCAGCTTTGACCTAAGCGGCATCTGGCACCCAGAATGCACGGAGGAAGCCTTTTTCGGCAGACCCGGGCTTTACGAGGAACTGGATATCTTTGACGAATATACAATCGAAGAAATACGCAAAATGACCGAAAAATACGATATCATTGTCATTACTGCGGCCCGCCCTTCCTCCGTTCCCGAGAAATGGAACTGGATGCAGAAGCACCTTCCCTTCATTCCTTTTGAGAACTTTTTTGTAGCGAAGCGGAAGTATTTGGTTGGCTTTGATCTGCTGATTGATGACGGCCCTCATAACATTATCGCCGCAAGCGAAGCCGGCAAGGAAACAATCCTGATCCCTCGCCCATGGAATGCGCATATACAGCATCAATACCAGCTTAAAGACAACTGGCAAGGAATGAGCGATTTGGTCGATCAAATGCTGGCATCCAAGACCAAATGATCATGGCGTGAACATTGGTTATTCACACGGTTGCTCCGCCTGCTCTTCCCAATTCCACAAGCCCTGCATCCCCTTTGCCGGTACGGGCTCCTCTAGCAGCCGTACATCCGTCATTTCCCAAGCATAACGGCCATGGCCGTAATCCCCGAAGGCATATTCATGCCCCTTGTGCGCCGCAAGCGCCACAAGCCTTGGGGCATCCCATATGACTAACTTTCCCTCTGTCTCAAGCCATACATCCCCTTTTTCTCCAAACGGTCTGGTTACGGCATAACAGCTCTGCAAATTCGCTAGGGCAATAACCGCCCCTGTCGGAAGATTGTCCGCTGTATAGCCATGCTTCGCCAGAATACTGCAAAAAGGTTCCTCCCGGCAGATCCTTTTATCGACTTTCTTCCCGGCGTGGATCGCGATTGGTCCGCGATGCCTCGTTGCTCAGCTGCGTGTTTCAAAACGCTTCTCCTCAAGGGCTAGAAATGTCGCCCAAGGCTGGATGATCGTTATTGCCTTTATGAGTATCCTCTCCTTTTATTACAGGCTAATATAGGCTAATGCCGTGCCACTCTGGGTTAAAGTCCATAGACTAATGTCAGGTACATTAACCTTAGGAGGTACGTTTATGAACGCAAATGAGTATCAGCAAATCTGTTGGAGCTGCATGAATAAATATGTCGGGATTGAAACGGCCGACGGTCATGCATACGATGGTTTTATCGCCCATGTAGATCAGAACTATGTGACTCTAGCGGTTCCTAGCAATGAAATGATCCAGCGCTTAGACGGATTACCAGCGAATGAGGCAACCTACAGACAGTTTGGTTTTTTCCCTGGCTTTTTCCCAAGACGCCGGTTTTTCTATCGCCGTTTTCCCTTCTATGGCATTCGGAACTTATTCCTGCTCCCTTTTTTCATCTGATTTAACCGTTGGTATGGTAACACGCTGTAATTGTCAGCTGCTCCGCTGCCCGTTAGGCAGCGGTTTTCTTCTATTTAAATTGAAAAATAATGGGGGGTCGAGCGAAAACACATTAGAACAGAAATTTTATTAACTTCCTTCAGGGCCAGGGCCCCAATTCGTGTAGTTAGTCACAGTTCCATCAAGAGGCAAAGTAAGAGTAATCTAAATATGTTGTTTATATAATTGAGGATTAAAGTTCCTCCGTGTAATTCTACAATGTTTCTGGCAATAGAAAGACCAAGACCGGCCCCTGTTTGAATGCCTTCGCTGCTTCGCGAATAATCAACTTTATAATAACGATCGAAAAGTTTGTTTTGTTGTTCCTGCGTCAAGGAAATTGCTTCATTTTCGATCTCAATATTAATTTGCTTATGATTCGAATTCATTAATATACGAACGGTTCCCGGTTTTACTGAGTACTTAAGCGCGTTCATCAGCAGATTATCAATTGCTCTGGCAATCTTTTCACTGTCAATGAGGATTACAACAGGAGAGTTACCTATCTCCTTTACGATATAGATACCGTTCTCTTGAGCGATCGGTTCGAATTCAAAAAGCAATTGATTGAGGAGTTGGAATACATCGATCTTCTTTAGATCCAAGCGGGTTTCGATCGAAGTAAGTCGGGTATATTCAAACAAATCATCAAGGTACGCCCTGGTTCATCGCCGCATTCATGCAAGCCGTGCTTGTCATTCCCGCCTTTTGCTATGTTTACATCCTATAACGGAAAACCCGCCACATCGCGCTCAACTTATCTTCAAGTTATAGTCAAAATTCATTCAACTCTCTGCTCACGTATCGGTTAATACCCCGACTGTTGTCGGTAACTTAAACGCCGGGATTTTCAAGAAGCCTACCAGCTATGTTTAACAGACGCTACTCCCATTTTTCTCCTTAAGGTGGCAAGATGAGGTCATATAACTAATCAAAGCCGAGCTAAAAAACCATCGGAACCAGTGCTGAATTGAGCGTTAGCAAATGCGTTAGCAATTCATTAATTCCGTTCATTTTTACAAGAGTAAATCTACCATCTAACAGCCCTACAAACGGCAAAAAACCCTTGCTTCGCAAGGGTTTCTCTTATGTATGGGCCCTGAGGGACTTGAACCCCCGACCAGTCGGTTATGAGCCGACCGCTCTAACCAACTGAGCTAAGGGCCCGGGAACGGGGTAAAGATGAATTGCGGGGGCAGGATTTGAACCTGCGGCCTTCGGGTTATGAGCCCGACGAGCTACCGGGCTGCTCCACCCCGCGTCAGTAAATAGCGACAACTAATAATATACACGATACCCCTGCCAGGCGTCAAGTATTATTTTTTAAAAATTAAGGAATAAAACGGACACCGTATTTCCCCTTCCGCGAACGGAATATCTCCACCTCCCTCATCTCATCGAAGCCGTAAATCCAGCCGTCCTGAACAAGCCTTTTGGCCAAGCAGCCCGCCTGGAATTTTGTTCGGTACAGCTTGTTAAAATACACCCATTTCATCTGGTATTCCTGCCCTTCAAAGATTTTGTCGATGAACCATTACAACTATAGAATACCCAACAACGTACAAAAAAAAATCCCGCCGGTTCAAAATCCGGCGAGATTTCATGATTAATGCATTTCAAATACCGAGCCATCCTCATTAAACTGGGCTTTCGGGTTCTTTTTCAGCTCCAGCAGCATTTTATTCCCCTTCTCTTCCCATTCCTTCAGCGCGTCTGCCACTGATTTCTTGTCCTCAAGCACTTCCTGGAAATGCGGTCTTCCTGAGTTCGTAATGTTATACAGCCCCGGGATATCACGCGCTAGTTTTTCTTCGGCGGCGCTAGCTGGCGGTACAGGCTTCAACTGATAAAATGCATCAATATTATAAGACTGACCGGCCTTCGGTGTAATGAACGATTTGCGGGACACCATTTCATACGAGTTGCTGCGGGATCTCAGCTTAGCGAAATCCTCCCCGTTTACGAACTTAATGAAATCCCAGGCAGTCTCGGCGTTTGGAGCCGCACTGTTAATCGAGAACGTATTTCCGATCCAAATATTGCTGCCAATCCCCGGCTTCTCCGGATGCACTGGCATCGTCACGATATCCCAGTCCACCGGGCTGTAATTTTTAATCTTGTCTGCATTGTTATTGGCTTCTACGATCTCATTAATGTAATAGCCGTCACTGATCATCATTGCGAGCTTGCCCGACAAGAACAAATCGCCGCTGATCGGACTGTAATTGTCTTCCGAGTAATACTCTTCCATGTTCATATTTGCTGAACTCGGAATAGTTTTATCCTTCGCCAGCTTGCTGATCGTATCCCACACCTTTTGCCATTGCGGCGAATTGACCGTCATCAGTTCAGCTTTCTCGTCGTACACTCGAAGTTCAAGCGGGGTTACATAACTGCTTTGCATATCCCAATAAGGATCACTGCCTAAATAACGGTTGAAGGAGAAGCCGAACACCCGATCCTTCCCTTCTCCCTTGGAGACCATACGAGCTTTATCGAACACCTCATCCCAGGTCATGCCGTCTGTCGGCGGTTCGATTCCTGCATCCGCAAATACTTTCTTATTATAAAATAACGCGGACGAGCTGAAGGTTGGCGAGAGTCCGTACAACTTGTTGTCTCCGCCAATATCCTTAAGCGTATCGATGACTACCGGGACGATATCGGAGGTATCGAACTTATCCTCCTGAATCATCGGATCCAGCGGCTTGAGCAAATTCTCCTCTGCCAGCCGTTTCAGGGTACCGGTATCCGCTATGATGATATCCACCGGATTGTTCCCCGTCATCAATTTCTTCATGCCCTCGAAGTAATCCGGCTCGACGTACTGTTCATTGTTGCTGTAATCTCTGTAGCGATATTCGGACTGGTCTACCGCCGGCACGATTTCGATCCTTACATTGTTATTGAACTCATAAATATCGGTGTATTGCTGCCGAAACCAGGAATCATCGTTAGAGCCGTACAGCATACCGATGCGCAGCACCTTTTCTTCCTTGCTGTCCTTGACTTTGCCGGCGCTGCTGCAGCCGGCAAGCAAGCCGACGGTTAAACTCGCAGCCAAAGCGAAAGTCATTACTTTGCGGATTTTTCCACTATACCTGTTGTTCATTGCTTATCCCCCTCTAAAGGTTTCGGAGCTGTAATCACAATTTTCTCCCCGTCGA
This window harbors:
- a CDS encoding extracellular solute-binding protein, which translates into the protein MNNRYSGKIRKVMTFALAASLTVGLLAGCSSAGKVKDSKEEKVLRIGMLYGSNDDSWFRQQYTDIYEFNNNVRIEIVPAVDQSEYRYRDYSNNEQYVEPDYFEGMKKLMTGNNPVDIIIADTGTLKRLAEENLLKPLDPMIQEDKFDTSDIVPVVIDTLKDIGGDNKLYGLSPTFSSSALFYNKKVFADAGIEPPTDGMTWDEVFDKARMVSKGEGKDRVFGFSFNRYLGSDPYWDMQSSYVTPLELRVYDEKAELMTVNSPQWQKVWDTISKLAKDKTIPSSANMNMEEYYSEDNYSPISGDLFLSGKLAMMISDGYYINEIVEANNNADKIKNYSPVDWDIVTMPVHPEKPGIGSNIWIGNTFSINSAAPNAETAWDFIKFVNGEDFAKLRSRSNSYEMVSRKSFITPKAGQSYNIDAFYQLKPVPPASAAEEKLARDIPGLYNITNSGRPHFQEVLEDKKSVADALKEWEEKGNKMLLELKKNPKAQFNEDGSVFEMH
- a CDS encoding phosphatidylinositol kinase gives rise to the protein MNANEYQQICWSCMNKYVGIETADGHAYDGFIAHVDQNYVTLAVPSNEMIQRLDGLPANEATYRQFGFFPGFFPRRRFFYRRFPFYGIRNLFLLPFFI
- a CDS encoding DUF2905 domain-containing protein, producing MNNMPKILIIAGAVLIIAGLLWSFLGRFIHLGRLPGDIMIDKGNVKFYFPIVTCILISVVLSLISYIVRWFMK